The following are from one region of the Methanoculleus caldifontis genome:
- the argJ gene encoding bifunctional ornithine acetyltransferase/N-acetylglutamate synthase: MKSICGVEGVSAWGIKEGKFGLALIRASGTAAGVFTSNKMRAAPVEVMMERMKRGTLDAVVVNSGCANAYTGERGYRDAVEMCGIAAGALGLAPESIGVASTGVIGRYLDLPLIRDQCRRVAPLIARTPDAEDAAGKAIMTTDTFQKHALVETESFAVGGITKGSGMIAPNMGTMLAFLYTDAEVEGPVLRDILRQATRRSFNRVVVDGDTSTNDVALCTATGVAGSVDREELARAIEAVCRDLAVQIARDGEGATKLLTVTVRGAPDEEAAADVARTVVASPLVKTAIYGEDPNWGRVVAAAGRAGVEFDPYAVSLWVGEGAGRTPLVRRGEIVADLGAAKAAMHGKTVTFDLDLDAGDGSATAWGCDLTEKYVEINGKYTT; the protein is encoded by the coding sequence ATGAAGAGTATCTGTGGAGTCGAAGGCGTCAGTGCCTGGGGTATCAAGGAAGGAAAGTTCGGGCTCGCCCTGATCAGGGCGAGCGGAACGGCGGCCGGGGTCTTCACGTCGAACAAAATGCGTGCGGCCCCGGTCGAGGTGATGATGGAGCGGATGAAGAGAGGGACGCTCGACGCCGTCGTCGTGAACAGCGGGTGCGCGAACGCCTACACCGGCGAGCGGGGATACCGCGACGCGGTGGAGATGTGCGGTATCGCGGCGGGAGCCCTCGGCCTTGCACCGGAGTCGATCGGCGTCGCGAGCACCGGGGTGATCGGACGCTACCTCGACCTGCCCCTCATCCGGGATCAGTGCAGGCGGGTCGCACCGCTCATTGCACGGACCCCCGATGCCGAGGACGCGGCGGGGAAGGCGATCATGACGACCGATACCTTCCAGAAACACGCCCTCGTCGAGACGGAGTCGTTTGCCGTCGGCGGGATCACCAAGGGGAGCGGGATGATCGCCCCGAATATGGGGACGATGCTTGCGTTCCTCTACACCGACGCCGAGGTCGAGGGCCCGGTCCTCCGGGATATCCTCCGCCAGGCGACCCGGCGGTCATTCAACCGGGTCGTGGTCGACGGGGACACGAGCACGAACGACGTCGCCCTCTGCACCGCGACCGGCGTTGCAGGGAGCGTGGATCGGGAAGAACTCGCGAGAGCGATCGAGGCCGTCTGCCGGGACCTCGCCGTCCAGATCGCCCGCGACGGCGAAGGAGCGACGAAGCTCCTCACGGTGACCGTCCGCGGCGCCCCCGACGAGGAGGCCGCAGCCGATGTGGCCCGGACCGTCGTCGCCTCCCCGCTCGTCAAGACCGCCATCTACGGCGAAGACCCGAACTGGGGCCGGGTGGTCGCGGCCGCCGGGAGAGCCGGCGTGGAGTTCGACCCCTACGCGGTCTCCCTGTGGGTCGGCGAGGGCGCCGGGCGGACGCCGCTCGTCCGCCGCGGCGAGATCGTCGCCGACCTCGGAGCGGCAAAGGCCGCGATGCATGGGAAGACCGTCACGTTCGACCTCGACCTCGATGCGGGCGATGGATCGGCGACGGCGTGGGGATGCGACCTCACCGAGAAGTACGTAGAGATCAACGGGAAGTATACGACATGA
- a CDS encoding CBS domain-containing protein, whose protein sequence is MQVRDVMTQNPVTVRVDSPVREAAGLLRKYHIGGLPVMDGERVAGIVTETDILSLLDTGDLSEDLWLPSPLEVIEVPVREFINWERTKRALADIGNMEVRRVMSSPVVAIDEDADIVDAASQMLHEGIARLPVLRDGRLVGIVTRADIVRGIGATSGEEV, encoded by the coding sequence ATGCAGGTCAGGGACGTCATGACCCAGAACCCCGTGACCGTCCGGGTCGACTCGCCGGTGCGCGAGGCGGCGGGACTGCTCCGGAAGTATCACATCGGCGGGCTCCCCGTGATGGACGGGGAGCGGGTGGCGGGAATCGTCACCGAGACCGATATCCTCTCGCTCCTCGATACCGGCGACCTCTCGGAAGACCTCTGGCTCCCCTCGCCGCTCGAGGTGATCGAGGTCCCGGTCCGGGAGTTCATCAACTGGGAGAGGACGAAGCGGGCGCTCGCCGATATCGGGAATATGGAGGTGCGGCGGGTAATGAGCAGCCCGGTCGTCGCCATCGACGAGGACGCCGATATCGTCGACGCGGCAAGTCAGATGCTGCACGAGGGGATCGCGCGCCTCCCGGTGCTCCGCGACGGAAGATTGGTCGGGATCGTCACCCGGGCCGACATCGTCCGGGGGATTGGAGCGACTTCAGGAGAAGAAGTATGA
- the argC gene encoding N-acetyl-gamma-glutamyl-phosphate reductase, translating into MEIAIIGASGYTGGELMRLLLQHPSADVVAATSRSLDGTPVASVHPHLRGLTDLVFRNTEAGDIDADFVFLAVPHTAAMKVAGTLMERGIKTVDLSADYRLAKEIFEKTYGVPHEAYFEAPYGLCELHRDEVRGASFVANPGCFPTGATLAAAPLAKYAHTIIYDSKTGVSGAGNSPSATTHYGNVGDNFSAYKWTTHRHLAEMKQEAARLGSNARCYFTPHLLPVNRGILTTAHILLNEPMGQNEVEALYKKFYENEFFVRYQKPTLAAVRGTNFCDVAVESEGDRVVAVSAIDNLVKGASGQAIQNMNLMCGFAEDAGLRCGGMLP; encoded by the coding sequence ATGGAAATTGCGATTATCGGTGCATCCGGATACACCGGCGGCGAGCTGATGCGGCTTCTGCTGCAGCACCCGTCCGCAGATGTCGTCGCGGCGACATCCCGGAGCCTGGACGGCACCCCCGTCGCCTCGGTCCACCCCCACCTCCGGGGACTGACCGATCTCGTCTTCCGGAACACCGAGGCCGGCGATATCGATGCCGACTTCGTCTTCCTCGCCGTGCCGCACACGGCCGCGATGAAGGTAGCCGGGACGCTGATGGAACGGGGGATCAAGACCGTCGACCTCTCGGCCGATTACCGGCTCGCGAAAGAGATCTTCGAGAAGACCTACGGCGTGCCGCACGAGGCATACTTCGAGGCCCCCTACGGCCTCTGCGAGCTCCACCGCGACGAGGTCAGGGGAGCCTCGTTCGTCGCGAACCCCGGCTGTTTCCCCACGGGGGCGACCCTTGCCGCGGCGCCGCTCGCAAAATACGCCCACACCATCATCTACGACTCAAAGACCGGGGTATCCGGGGCCGGGAACTCCCCCTCCGCGACCACCCACTACGGAAACGTCGGCGACAACTTCAGCGCCTACAAGTGGACGACCCACCGGCATCTCGCGGAGATGAAGCAGGAGGCGGCCCGGCTCGGTTCAAACGCCCGGTGTTACTTCACGCCGCACCTCCTCCCGGTGAACCGGGGCATCCTCACGACGGCCCACATCCTTCTCAATGAGCCGATGGGGCAGAACGAGGTCGAGGCGCTCTATAAGAAGTTCTACGAGAACGAGTTCTTCGTCCGCTACCAGAAGCCGACCCTCGCCGCCGTCCGCGGGACGAACTTCTGCGACGTCGCGGTCGAGAGCGAGGGCGACCGGGTCGTCGCGGTCTCGGCGATCGACAACCTGGTCAAGGGTGCGAGCGGCCAGGCGATCCAGAACATGAACCTGATGTGCGGGTTTGCGGAAGACGCCGGTCTCCGCTGCGGCGGGATGCTCCCCTGA
- a CDS encoding ADP-ribosylglycohydrolase family protein: protein MLDQFKGCLLGAAIGDALGMARESTPPDLQRLHEGYRRAWRGHPNAGLKPGQFTDDTQMMLLMAGMLADGTYAEKEYAAALARMYMNEELRFPDGAVDAACRHLLLSGEKPAGVASNTAGCISIAIPFGLAYGDPVDVTERVVQACSVTHTHPAAHAGAVTVAMLVHHAVRGRSDALSLAEKHACLEDVTLGNKIRAALRLADEGISLESALSVIGNDVTVYQTVPLAFFLISRIRDVTTLFSTAAHVGGNTDTIALICGAYAGAVYGKSALPQDLLAGLEGREEIESAAARLYGRYTTKP from the coding sequence ATGCTCGACCAGTTCAAGGGCTGTCTCCTCGGCGCCGCCATCGGGGACGCGCTCGGCATGGCGCGGGAGAGCACGCCGCCCGATCTCCAGCGCCTCCACGAGGGATACCGCCGGGCGTGGCGGGGGCACCCGAACGCGGGGCTGAAACCCGGCCAGTTTACCGACGACACCCAGATGATGCTTCTCATGGCCGGGATGCTCGCCGACGGCACCTACGCGGAAAAGGAGTACGCGGCCGCCCTTGCCCGGATGTACATGAACGAAGAGCTCCGGTTCCCCGACGGCGCCGTCGACGCCGCGTGCCGGCACCTCCTCCTCTCCGGTGAGAAGCCGGCCGGCGTCGCCTCGAACACCGCCGGCTGCATCAGCATCGCCATCCCCTTCGGGCTCGCCTACGGCGATCCGGTCGACGTCACCGAGCGGGTGGTCCAGGCCTGCAGCGTCACCCACACCCACCCCGCGGCGCATGCGGGAGCCGTCACCGTCGCGATGCTCGTCCACCACGCCGTCCGCGGCCGCTCCGACGCCCTCTCCCTCGCCGAGAAGCATGCCTGTCTTGAGGACGTCACCCTCGGCAACAAGATCCGCGCCGCTCTCCGCCTCGCAGACGAGGGGATCAGCCTCGAGAGCGCGTTATCGGTGATCGGGAACGACGTCACCGTCTACCAGACCGTTCCGCTCGCCTTCTTCCTGATCAGCCGGATACGGGACGTAACGACGCTGTTCTCCACCGCGGCGCACGTCGGGGGGAACACCGACACCATCGCGCTCATCTGCGGGGCCTACGCGGGTGCCGTCTACGGGAAGTCGGCCCTTCCGCAGGATCTCCTCGCAGGGCTCGAGGGGCGGGAGGAGATCGAGTCGGCGGCCGCCCGCCTGTATGGGCGGTATACCACAAAGCCTTAA
- a CDS encoding bacteriohemerythrin, whose protein sequence is MTFMKWSDDLSVGVGEIDGQHRNLVSLINDLHDAMLEKRGKDVLGKVLADLAAYTQYHFSTEEQYMQKFGYAGLAAHRREHQAFVARVGEFAKGFEEGRLGLSIQVMGFLRDWVANHIRGSDVRYADCFREHGLS, encoded by the coding sequence ATGACGTTCATGAAATGGTCCGACGACCTCTCCGTCGGCGTCGGCGAGATCGACGGCCAGCACCGGAACCTCGTATCGCTCATCAACGACCTTCACGACGCGATGCTCGAAAAACGCGGAAAAGATGTCCTCGGGAAGGTGCTCGCGGACCTCGCCGCCTACACGCAGTACCACTTCTCGACCGAGGAGCAGTACATGCAGAAGTTCGGCTACGCCGGCCTTGCCGCGCACCGGCGCGAGCACCAGGCCTTCGTCGCGAGGGTCGGCGAGTTCGCAAAGGGGTTCGAGGAGGGCAGGCTCGGCCTCTCGATCCAGGTCATGGGCTTCCTCCGCGACTGGGTAGCAAACCACATCCGGGGATCGGACGTGCGCTACGCCGACTGCTTCCGTGAGCACGGCCTCTCCTGA
- a CDS encoding AEC family transporter, translating into MNGAITDFLIVADQIFILVLLIAAGYVAVTTKIVDPRATRGLSGLLINITIPALIIASMQVPFTPERLAGAQTLILATGALYVFSFALAWAVSKAMRVPPAEEGVLQFAIVFGNVGFMGFPVALTLFGEESLFYVAIFNLIFNILVFSVGIMMLTGGRGKRFDPRLLLNPGIAASVVGFALFLGSVEIPSPFIDSIDLLGGVTTPLAMIIVGAMLATFPAREMIGDWRIGVASAILLLAVPIAYCYLLAPVFADPYINGIMITMAAMPAAANTVIFAEQYGANSRLASQIVFVSTIGSLVTIPLVTTVLL; encoded by the coding sequence ATGAACGGCGCGATCACGGACTTCCTGATAGTCGCAGACCAGATCTTCATCCTGGTCCTCCTGATCGCCGCCGGCTACGTCGCCGTCACCACGAAGATCGTCGACCCCCGGGCCACCCGGGGGCTCTCGGGGCTTCTGATCAACATCACCATTCCGGCGCTGATCATCGCCTCGATGCAGGTGCCCTTCACCCCCGAGCGCCTCGCGGGCGCCCAGACCCTGATCCTCGCGACCGGGGCGCTCTACGTCTTCTCGTTCGCCCTCGCCTGGGCCGTCTCGAAGGCCATGCGGGTCCCGCCCGCGGAGGAGGGGGTCCTCCAGTTCGCGATCGTCTTCGGGAACGTGGGGTTCATGGGGTTCCCGGTCGCCCTGACGCTCTTCGGGGAGGAATCCCTCTTCTACGTCGCGATCTTCAACCTCATCTTCAATATCCTCGTCTTCTCGGTCGGGATCATGATGCTCACCGGCGGGAGAGGAAAGAGGTTCGACCCGCGGCTGCTCCTGAACCCCGGGATCGCGGCCTCCGTCGTCGGGTTCGCCCTCTTCCTCGGCTCCGTGGAGATCCCGTCGCCGTTCATCGACTCGATCGACCTCCTCGGCGGGGTGACGACGCCGCTTGCGATGATCATCGTCGGGGCGATGCTCGCGACGTTCCCGGCGCGGGAGATGATCGGGGACTGGCGGATCGGGGTGGCGAGCGCCATCCTCCTCCTCGCCGTCCCGATTGCCTACTGCTACCTCCTCGCCCCGGTCTTTGCCGACCCCTACATCAACGGGATCATGATCACGATGGCCGCGATGCCGGCCGCGGCGAACACCGTCATCTTCGCGGAGCAGTACGGCGCTAATTCCCGGCTCGCGTCACAGATAGTCTTCGTCTCGACGATCGGGTCGCTCGTCACGATCCCGCTCGTCACGACGGTACTGTTGTAG
- a CDS encoding prenyltransferase, with protein MAPRLLSLAWRVSRFRFWIYTGGTYVVGYALGMDSWSAFFAPAYALFLVYFFLPANLFIYGVNDWWDQETDRFNPKKDVKEYRMSEADGRNLLLLLGLSGAVSLALLLVLDAVGRALLLAFLFLSYFYSAPPLRFKEVPVLDFSSNMLYVIPGILGYYLASGTLPPPALVLAGYLHIAAMHLFSAIPDIGCDEAAGMTTTAVVLRERRSLLLCLAFWSGLAALVIRLSGWNPLSLLVLIYPVVPLALLLRKSLSIDRVYWYLPYINTGLGGLVFLLATLRTVAW; from the coding sequence GTGGCGCCGCGGCTCCTCTCGCTCGCCTGGCGGGTCTCGCGGTTCCGGTTCTGGATCTACACCGGCGGGACCTACGTGGTGGGCTACGCCCTCGGAATGGATTCCTGGTCGGCCTTCTTTGCCCCTGCATACGCCCTCTTCCTCGTCTACTTCTTCCTCCCGGCAAACCTCTTCATCTACGGGGTGAACGACTGGTGGGACCAGGAGACCGACCGGTTCAACCCCAAAAAGGACGTGAAGGAGTACCGCATGAGCGAGGCGGACGGCCGAAACCTGCTCCTCCTCCTCGGCCTATCGGGCGCCGTCAGCCTCGCGCTCCTCCTCGTCCTTGACGCCGTCGGGCGGGCGCTCCTCCTCGCGTTCCTCTTCCTCTCCTACTTCTACAGCGCTCCGCCCCTGCGGTTCAAGGAGGTCCCGGTCCTTGACTTCTCCTCGAACATGCTCTACGTGATCCCGGGGATCCTGGGCTACTACCTTGCGAGCGGAACCCTCCCGCCGCCTGCCCTGGTCCTCGCCGGCTACCTCCACATCGCCGCGATGCACCTCTTCTCCGCGATCCCCGACATCGGCTGCGACGAGGCCGCGGGGATGACGACCACGGCCGTCGTCCTCAGGGAACGGCGCTCGCTCCTCCTCTGCCTGGCGTTCTGGTCGGGGCTTGCCGCCCTCGTCATCCGGCTCTCCGGCTGGAATCCGCTCAGCCTGCTCGTCCTGATCTATCCGGTCGTCCCCCTCGCACTCCTCTTACGGAAGAGCCTCTCCATCGACCGGGTCTACTGGTACCTCCCGTATATCAACACCGGCCTCGGGGGGCTTGTCTTTCTTCTTGCGACCCTCCGGACGGTGGCGTGGTAG
- a CDS encoding phytoene/squalene synthase family protein: MIDRTIYDIFRRGSRTYFYSTLFFPPAAREDVFALYSFVRTADDYVDAVPQEVEEFYALTERYASAAAGEATGDVVVDSFVELSGRKGFDPAWTEAFLHSMERDITVASYRTIRDLEDYLYGSSEVVGLMMARVLDLPAESHIAAQNLGRAMQYVNFIRDIAEDLTLGRTYFPLDEMDLFGLDDLSAATAARHPGRFGAFVRYQIGRYRAWQEQAETGFAFIPRRYLIPIRTASDMYRWTARTIEHDPAIVHRRKVKPSVARIVTGVTANTLKA; this comes from the coding sequence GTGATCGACAGGACCATCTACGACATCTTCAGGCGGGGGAGCAGGACCTACTTCTACTCGACCCTCTTCTTCCCTCCCGCGGCACGGGAGGACGTCTTTGCGCTCTACAGTTTCGTGCGCACGGCCGACGACTACGTGGACGCGGTGCCGCAGGAGGTCGAGGAGTTCTATGCCCTCACCGAACGGTATGCCTCGGCGGCCGCCGGCGAGGCGACGGGAGACGTAGTGGTCGACTCGTTCGTCGAGCTCTCCGGGCGGAAGGGGTTCGATCCGGCCTGGACGGAGGCGTTCCTCCACTCTATGGAGAGGGACATCACGGTCGCCTCCTACCGGACGATCCGCGACCTGGAAGACTACCTCTACGGCTCGTCAGAGGTGGTCGGGCTGATGATGGCCCGCGTCCTCGATCTTCCGGCGGAGTCGCACATTGCGGCACAGAACCTCGGCCGGGCGATGCAGTACGTCAACTTCATCCGCGACATCGCCGAAGACCTCACCCTGGGCCGGACCTACTTCCCGCTCGACGAGATGGACCTGTTCGGGCTCGACGACCTCTCGGCGGCAACCGCCGCCCGGCACCCCGGCCGGTTCGGGGCGTTCGTCCGGTACCAGATCGGGCGATACCGGGCCTGGCAGGAGCAGGCGGAGACCGGCTTTGCGTTCATCCCGCGGCGTTACCTGATCCCGATCCGGACAGCATCGGACATGTACCGCTGGACGGCCCGGACGATCGAGCACGACCCGGCCATCGTCCACCGCCGGAAGGTGAAGCCGTCGGTGGCGCGGATCGTCACCGGCGTCACGGCAAACACCCTGAAGGCGTGA